GCGCGTATGATTCCTTTATCTAGCGACGGTGGGAAGCCAACACCTTTGGAAAATCCAAGCAAACCAACAGAACATCCAGCTCAACCAGATCATCATCATGACCAAGACGGTAACCATGGAAGTCAGGATACCAACCACGAAGATCATGACCATGATGGAGAGGAGCATGACCATCACCACGGTGAAGAACATGATCATGGTTTTGCAGCTGACCGTGTTATTAGTGAAGATGAGCAAGGGTTTGTAGTTTCTCATGGAGATCACGCTCATTATTTCTTTAAGAAGGACTTGACTGCAGCCCAAATCAAAGCTGCCCAAGATCACTTGAAAGAAAATCATCAGTCTCAGCACGTTCAACCACTTGCAAAGACTGTGGAAAGTTTCTCAAGAGATGCTAGCGATGAAGAAAAAATCAAGTATATCTCACAGACCTACGGAGTACCGCTTGAAGCGATTCGCATTTCAAATGGATTCTTTGTCTTTGGAAATCCGGATCAAGCCTATGATCCAACCCATATCCATCCCTATGCTGTTCGAAAAGAACATGTTCGTATTCCTCTCCAAACTGGGAACCCAGAACTGGATTTCCTAAATGAACTGTATACAACTGCCCTACGTGATGGGGTATCTCCTTATAGTTTACAGGTAGAAAGTGGTAGTTTTGTGATTCCTCACGGAGACCACAATCACTACATCAAGGTTCAAACTAAGGGCTATGAAGTAGCTTTGAAAAATAAGATTCCGGCCCTACAATCGACCTATCAACCTGGAGCATTTGATGAACAAACAGTTCTATCTAAGGTGGATCAACTGTTAGCAGATAGCAGAAGTCTCTACAAAGACCAGCCAATCATGCAGAGACGGGTTGAACTTGCTTTGGGGCAATTCACCGAAAATATGAAAAAACTGGCAACAAACTCAACTGCTGGATACCTAGCAGCCTTGGATCTCTTTGATAAACAGTATATCCATGTGGATCAAAGTATGGCACCGGTTGAAACTTCACCTTTAGATAAGAAGTATCAAGCCCTTGTAGATAAGATCAATACACTGGATACAGATACTTATGGCTTGCCTAAGAAAGATCTTTTGGTACATTTGCAGGAAGCAAAACTAGCACAGGATGAGACAGAGTTGACTGCGATTGAAGCGAAACTGCAGGCCTTGCAAGATTTCCGAGATCGGACAGGGGTTACAACAGTAGAGTACATCAAGTACTTCTACGAACATGTGTCTGATGGTCGTTTGAGAGAAGAACTTCGGAACCGTGTTGCCAAGTTGACATGGGAACTTTACCAGTCACAATCTTTCCTCAAAGCAACCGACTTGAACAAGTTATTCCCAACTATTTACCAAACTAAGTTAGAAGTAGAAGAAGCTCTCAAAGAAGAACCCGTTTCTACAAAAGTTGGTAAGACTATTCTAGATACGGAAAAAGTAGATAGTCAAACTGCTAAGACCGCCATCTATGAATTCCTAAAAGAACTCTACGGTGATTTTATGCCAGAAGAGCGGGTTAGTCATGTTAAGAAGGAAGAAGTGGATGCTCTCCTAACTAAAGCTGCTCAACTCCTAGCACGTGTCAAAGAAGATGGTGTCAAACAATCCCTAGCTGAAGAAGCAGCTAATATCAAAGCGGCTACTGAAAAGGAAAATGCAGACCTTGACGAAGCTAAAACACAACTTGAGGATCTCTTGAATCGTATTGCAGCGACTATCCAACGAGAGAAAAAAGAAGCAGAACAAGATCCACAAACGGTGATTATCTACCAAAAACTCTATAATATCTTGCTCTCTCTTCACAAGTACTTAGAGGATAACAAAGGATCTGATGCTGACTTTGAACGTGTCGATGCCCTTTTTGATCAACTCGCAGCTAAAAGTAGTGATAAAGAAGGTCTCCTCACTCTAGCTAAAGATATCATTAGCTTGAACCAAGAACTTCGTTCAAAAGCAAGTGAAACTGACAGTCAATCTAAGTCTGAGAAAGGCAGTGAAACAACTGCTTCTCAATCAAGCGAAAAGCAAGAGAAAAGTGAGACTGAGCCAAGTGCTCAACCAAACGAATAAAAAGAAAGACGAAGTAGCTGAGCTACCTCGTCTTTTTTAGTCTTTATAAGCTACAATACCAATGATGGTATCCACCGCACGCTCCATGGTCTGAAGACTCACGTATTCAAAACGTCCATGCATGTTTTCACCACCAGCAAAGATATTAGGAGTTGGGATCCCCATAAAGGAAATCTTAGACCCATCTGTTCCACCACGAATTGGTTCGATAATTGGCGTGATTCCCAGATCCTCCATTACGGCTTTGGCAATGGTTACAGGAGTCATGTCTTTCTCAATGACTTCCTTCATATTGTAGTACTGGTCTGTCAGAGTTAAGGTCACGCGATTATTCCCAAGCTCTTGATTCATCTTGTCAGCGATGGCTTGCATAGCTGCTTTACGAGCTTCAAAGGAATCCTTTTCAAAATCTCGAATGATGTAGCTTGCACGCGCCTCCTCAACACTACCTGACACATCCATAAGATGATAGAAACCTTGATAACCATCTGTCAATTCAGGTCGGTCATTCTCTGGAAGTTGATTATGAAAATCAATCGCTAGCTGAAGGGCATTGACCATCTGTCCTTTAGCAGTACCAGGGTGAACATTGCGCCCTTGGAAATGAAGCTCAGCAGCAGCTGCTGAGAAAGTTTCATACTGAAGCTCACCTAGCGGACCACCATCAACAGTATAGGCAAAGTCAACGTTAAAGTCTTCAGCATCAAATTTGTTAGCTCCAACACCGATTTCTTCATCTGGTCCAAAACCAACTCGAATCTCACAGTGTTTGATTTCGGGATGAGCAGTCAGATATTCAATAGCAGTCATAATTTCAGCAATCCCTGACTTGTCATCAGCACCCAGCAAGGTCGTGCCATCAGTTGTGATAAGCGTTTGGCCTGGATATTTCTCAAGGCTCTTGAAATCAGCAGGATCGAGTTTAAATCCAGAATCACCCAAGTCGATAACTCCACCATCGTAATTTTCAATGACTTGCGGATTAACTCCCTCAGCATTAAAATCAGCAGTATCCATGTGGGAGATGAAGCCAATCTTGCGTGTAAGGCTGGGATCATTAGCTGGTAAGGTACCAATAGCAAAACCATTTGGAAGGTAGTAGACGTTTTGCAGACCGACACGTTTCATTTCAGGAATAAGAACATTGGTCGCAAAATCTACCTGGCTTTGCGTACTTGGAGTAGTAGTAGAGTGTTCATCAGAACGCGTATTGACCTTAACGTAGGTCAAGAAACGATCTAAAAGGTTCGGATAAGTCATAAAAACTCCTTTAACAATCATAAAATAGAATGCAAACTTCGGAAAAAACCTTATTCTGAAAATTTCATGAATTTTGAAAAAATATAATAATTCAAATTCAATAGACTTTTAAATGAAATTTTGGATATTCTAGAATAAAATATATGCATTGATATTTTATGAGATTTTTTTATTCTTTTTTCATTTTACCATAGAATAGTTTGAAAGACAAAGAAGAATCATACTCTTTTATTAATTAACATAATATAAAATTAATCATATTAATTGACACTGCGTGAACTTTATTGTACAATTATCTTGTAAATGTCCTAGATTGATATAGTAACAATATTAGTACATTCTA
The sequence above is a segment of the Streptococcus oralis ATCC 35037 genome. Coding sequences within it:
- a CDS encoding pneumococcal-type histidine triad protein produces the protein MKKKYLAAGSALVLSLSLCIYALNQHQVEGNKDNNRVSYVDGKQDSQKTETQTPDQVSKKEDIQAEQIVVKITDQGYVTSHGDHFHYYNGKVPFDAIFSEELLMKDANYQLKDADIVNEIKGGYIIKVDGKYYVYLKDAAHADNIRTKEEIERQKQDHTHDAPTSNSAVALAQSQGRYTTDDGYIFNPSDIIEDTGDAYIVPHGGHYHYIPKSSLSASELAAAQAYLSGTRTQQSVTNYRPSPNETGQTTNQSQQAETPSNQAESLQSLLQQLYALPSSQRYAESDGLIFDPAKISSRTPSGVAIPHGNHYHFIPYTKLSALEEKIARMIPLSSDGGKPTPLENPSKPTEHPAQPDHHHDQDGNHGSQDTNHEDHDHDGEEHDHHHGEEHDHGFAADRVISEDEQGFVVSHGDHAHYFFKKDLTAAQIKAAQDHLKENHQSQHVQPLAKTVESFSRDASDEEKIKYISQTYGVPLEAIRISNGFFVFGNPDQAYDPTHIHPYAVRKEHVRIPLQTGNPELDFLNELYTTALRDGVSPYSLQVESGSFVIPHGDHNHYIKVQTKGYEVALKNKIPALQSTYQPGAFDEQTVLSKVDQLLADSRSLYKDQPIMQRRVELALGQFTENMKKLATNSTAGYLAALDLFDKQYIHVDQSMAPVETSPLDKKYQALVDKINTLDTDTYGLPKKDLLVHLQEAKLAQDETELTAIEAKLQALQDFRDRTGVTTVEYIKYFYEHVSDGRLREELRNRVAKLTWELYQSQSFLKATDLNKLFPTIYQTKLEVEEALKEEPVSTKVGKTILDTEKVDSQTAKTAIYEFLKELYGDFMPEERVSHVKKEEVDALLTKAAQLLARVKEDGVKQSLAEEAANIKAATEKENADLDEAKTQLEDLLNRIAATIQREKKEAEQDPQTVIIYQKLYNILLSLHKYLEDNKGSDADFERVDALFDQLAAKSSDKEGLLTLAKDIISLNQELRSKASETDSQSKSEKGSETTASQSSEKQEKSETEPSAQPNE
- the pepT gene encoding peptidase T, whose protein sequence is MTYPNLLDRFLTYVKVNTRSDEHSTTTPSTQSQVDFATNVLIPEMKRVGLQNVYYLPNGFAIGTLPANDPSLTRKIGFISHMDTADFNAEGVNPQVIENYDGGVIDLGDSGFKLDPADFKSLEKYPGQTLITTDGTTLLGADDKSGIAEIMTAIEYLTAHPEIKHCEIRVGFGPDEEIGVGANKFDAEDFNVDFAYTVDGGPLGELQYETFSAAAAELHFQGRNVHPGTAKGQMVNALQLAIDFHNQLPENDRPELTDGYQGFYHLMDVSGSVEEARASYIIRDFEKDSFEARKAAMQAIADKMNQELGNNRVTLTLTDQYYNMKEVIEKDMTPVTIAKAVMEDLGITPIIEPIRGGTDGSKISFMGIPTPNIFAGGENMHGRFEYVSLQTMERAVDTIIGIVAYKD